Part of the Carassius auratus strain Wakin linkage group LG28B, ASM336829v1, whole genome shotgun sequence genome, gtagttccaggcagttgaccgcattacagttccatatcacttcgcatagttaacagtaataacggTCACGCAGAAAAAGGTGTTAGCCTGTATAGTGAAGCGacttaaaggctacacatgacatttctcactagacAGTGCTCTTTACAGACATTGCAGTAGAAGAGTGTTTAGAGACGcacagaggtgagagagagaaagagaaagagagagcttgTGTTAATTAGGCgctatctttctctttctctttctctctctctctatcgctctctcttCGTGTGTGTCTCtttcgctctcgctctctttctaatcACTACATTATTAACTGCATTAGAATACTATCAACGGCTCAAGCATCCAGTAGGCtaccagctttaaaatgacgttttggtactagcaaaagaggaattggatgagatgcggaagaatccctttaaataaatcattggatcgatgtcttgaggtgtggtaaccgtagtagaagcggaataattgactccgAGGTGTAACGGCCACTCCGCTTCGCGTCATCACCGTATcaccacctcgggtgtgcattatttcaAATTCAGCGGCCCATCATCAATTAttcctatatatacatatataggctACAGAGAAAACGTtccagcctatatatatatatatatatatatatatatatatatatatatatatatatatatatatatatatatatatatatatatatttatatatatatatgtatgtatatatatataaccacatAAACTAACCAGTAAAAGCATTGCAGATGTTTTTTATGATTATGAAAGAGTCCAgatacaaacacacgcacacaatcaATGCCAACTGTATAAAGCAAAAGCCGGattggcattttatttatttttttaggtccGAAAAGAGGACATGTCCTGGGAAATAAAGGAAGTAGCGTCTTCACACAGACGaaacttactagagaagtgtgacttatacctctgtaaataaagacAATTAAAATTATTGTCTTTCACACTTTAATGGCATTTGAATGGAATATACATGCTCGGTTAGAACTGGAATCATGGTCAATATCTGCTGATGTCCCAGACTGCAATagagtgttggcccagatccggcccacatccgGCTGACATGAAATCCAttcgggccggatctgggccaacactctATTGCAGTCTGGGCTGCACTTCGCATGACACTTAGGCTCAAACAGAACGAATGTCTGAGAGAAAGTGATGAGAGAAACATATAAACTATCCACAGTGGGACTGGAGTTGAAACCGCTGCTCTAGTCTACAGAAATGTAGAGAAGTCTAGTAAATCTACAAATGGAGAAAATTATGTGACGATTgagcattaatgatgaacagcTGCCTTTATCAAGCGGAATCacaaaaggaaagagaaacacaagaactacaactgacttcagacacagaagAAGATGACATCAGCTGAAATATAGAAgactttaaatctctcaagatctgattaaacatttttaccAGCTTACCATTATTAGGCAGATTGACTTTATTTGTGTCAGACTTCTAGAgaagttcttattgagaattaacagagattTAGCTGTTATATGGTTTTATTTGAAATCACCATCATGGACACGGACACCAATGTGTGCTTctgttgtgctcttgacccttgatttaaTGGTGTTGTATGCTGGATGATTGGATGATGAGTGTTCgttaaaaacacatttagctTAGCCagcaaaaccaaaaaaataaaataaatagatgaataaaACAGATGTGGGCAGGTTATTCATCAATCTTATTTGAAGTTTAATTTCTGATTTTTACGGCTTTAGTGTGTTTGAGCATCACTGTGAATATCAGCAAACATGAAGGCTTTACAGATCATTTTgtgaacaaaatgttttcatgtgaAGTAATGCAAAGACCACAAACATCCAGAATCAGCAATATGGTTCTCTACAATGGTGACAGCCAACAACATCCttaatgctgcaatgcatgctgatTCTTGAGGTCTGAGCTCTTTGAATTGAAAACTTTCTGTGCACAGtgatttttaagttatttaaatctGATTTTATAGTACTATTAGATCTGAAGCTGTAAACAATGCTAAAGCAATGCAACATTAATTTAATCAGGAATTAGACTTTAAGTGAAATCAGTGGGTTATCTGTCCACAACTTTCCCTGGTATGCAATTTGGATTATGgattacataaaatgaaaatttaggaTGAAtttttttgttctgcaaaggAATTCCATGCGAGGTcagagaaatatttttttcttagttcAGAGCAATGGTTTGGGAAATTTCAATCAGGTATAATGTGTtacaaaattgagaaaaaaatctgTCACTGCTTTCTCCTTCACTTTACTTGTCTTTAAACTAGTGAATAgttttgcattcatattttatttctctttattgCAGAGAAACACTCGCTGTATTACATTTACACAGGTTTGTCCAAACCTGTCAATCTGCCGGGCATCTATGAATTCACTGCTATGGGTCTCCTAGATGACAGACAGATCGACTATTACAATAGTGAAGAACAGAAGAAGATTCCCAAACAGACCTGGATGAAGGAGAAAATGCAGGAGGATTACTGGGAAAAGGGAACCCAGTCAAGAAAGAGCAAAGAGCAGTGGTTTAATGTGAATATCGACATTCTGATGAAACGCATGAGACACAATGAATCAGGTGAGGATCGTTCATACAGTTTAACCAGCATATACAGATGATCGGACCATTTATATTAGCATCTTCTCACAgccattttgatattttgtctGTTTCAGATCTTCATGTTCTTCAGTGGAGACACGGTTGTGAAGTTGAGAAGCAGGGAGATGAAGTGAAGTTTTCTAAAGGCAGTAGTGAGTACGCCTATGATGGAGAGGACTTTATGTCTTTTGATGTTGAAGCATCTCAGTGGGTCACCTCAGTTGATGCAGCTCTACCAACCAAGAGGAAGTGGGATAATGTGCCCATCCTAAACCAGTACACCAAAGGATACCTGGAGAAAGAGTGTGTGGACTGGCTCAACAAATTCAGAGACTATGAAGATGAGGAGCTCAAAAAGGGCTGTGAGTAGATTAATTATGTTTGATGCACTGCCGAAGACGGCACTAATTGCTA contains:
- the LOC113067431 gene encoding H-2 class I histocompatibility antigen, Q10 alpha chain-like; the protein is MGTSVATKIFALLCVCLIYGTPPILQAEKHSLYYIYTGLSKPVNLPGIYEFTAMGLLDDRQIDYYNSEEQKKIPKQTWMKEKMQEDYWEKGTQSRKSKEQWFNVNIDILMKRMRHNESDLHVLQWRHGCEVEKQGDEVKFSKGSSEYAYDGEDFMSFDVEASQWVTSVDAALPTKRKWDNVPILNQYTKGYLEKECVDWLNKFRDYEDEELKKGSPPEVHVFARKSTKTKLKLICTATGFYPRDGMMTIRKYRSPLPENEVESTGIRPNHDGSYQLKKSVEINKDEEAEYDCFVSHKSMKEPVIIAWGQQETTTESLTASVASTEEPAGRENPGEAPNSSATMFIFSLSLIFHFIWIF